GCCCCGAGCCCCACGTGAACAGCAGCGACAGCGCGCAGACAGCCGCCGCCGGCAGCACCCACCGCTTCAGGCTCGCGGCCCCGGGCGGGACACGCAGCTCCGGGTCCGCCGCGGACGAGGCCTCGAACACACGCCACTGGACGTAGCCCAACACGACGGCGGCGACGACCCACAGGAGCGGCACGAGCCCGAAGCCCAACGACAGGAACGCGAAGGTGATGGCCAGCGCGGTGAACACCGGCAGGAACGCGGGGTGCTCGGCCATGTTGGCGAGCCGGGCCAGGGGCTCCGGCACGGGCCGCCCCGCGGCACGCCACTCCCTCGCGCCGAGCAGCACGCTGCCGGCGACCATCACCACCGACCAGGGCAGGCCGATGCCTCCGCTGATGATGGGCAACCCGGGCAGGAGCACGGCGGCGGCGACCAGCCCGGACCCCAGCAGCGGCAACGAGCCCCCCGGCAGCTTCGCGCGCAGGCGCGGGTCCTCCAACACGTTCTGCACCGCGCGCCCGGCGGCCTCCGCGCCACGACGCGCGCTCTCGGCCATCTCATCCACGCTCGGGAGGGTGGACGACACGTCGCGACCACAGCGCGGACAGACAGGGGCGCTCGCCTCGGGGAGCGGCTGACCACAATGAGGACACGACATGGGAGTCCCTCCGGATGCCATGGGAGGACAGCCTAGCGCCTCCAGACATGGGCACCACGGCCGACTCGCGCCAGACACGCTGGCAACGGACGCACGCTCGGCGCGCGAGGGCACGGCCCGGGGCCAGGGCACACGGGAATGCGGCGCGAGCGCGCACCGCGTGACACCTCCCCTGGCGCCACGTCATCCATGGGCGTCGACCCACCGCGGGTCCCCCTCGGAAGACCGCCCTACCAGAGCATGTCCTGGTCCTCGCTGACGCCAGGGACCTGGGACAGCTGGAGCGTCCTGCTCCCCACCTTCACGGTGCCCTCGAAGAAGCCCACCGGCTGGGCGAAGTGGCTGACGATGAGGCGCAGGTTGCGCTCCTCGCGGTGCACGTGGATGGGCTGGAAGCGCAGGTCCACCGCGCCGTCCACCGTCGTCATCCGCCAGGGGGCCAGCAGGTCCTTCGCGTCGTACTCGAAGCGGGCGCGGGCCAGCGGATAGAGCCGGTCGCCCAGCCACAGCGCGTTCTCGTTGGCCTCCGCGTTGCTCTCGTTGAAGCCCTCCACCAGGTTGAGGCCCACGGGCGTCCCGTCCGCCAGCCGCCCCGCCGCGAAGGCCCAGCGCCACGCGGTGTGTCGCGCCAGATAGCCCTGCGTGTAGTCGATTCCACCCACGCCCCCGTCCAGCCGGAAGCGCTTGCCCCCCGCCTCCAGACTTCCGAAGGACAACAGGCCGTTGCGCTTCATCGTCACGTTGACCAGCCCGTCGCCCTCCACGGGCGCGATGACCGTCAGCGCCGGAGGGCCGCCGGCCACGAGCAGCTCGCCGGCCCACTGGAAGGTGTTGAGGCTGCCGGTGCGCACGCGACTGACGTCCACCTCCACCTGGTAGCGCTCGTCCTCCTCGCCCCGACGGATGGCCAGCTTCCCCCCCAGCGTCCGGAAGGACGCGCTGAGCCCCGCGCCGGGCCTGTCCCCCAGCGCCACCATGGGGCCCGGAGCGCCGAGGAAGCTCACGTCGCACAACGGCCTGCGCTCCTTCAGGTCGATGGCCACCGCGAAGGCGCTGGCGGAGTAGCCCAGGTCCACCACGGCGAAGAGGGCGGCCACCTCCGGCGTCGCGGCGAAGGTGTAGTGCCACCGCTTGCGCTTGAGCAGGCGGGTGGCGCGCGCCGGGGCCCAGCGGCCCATCAACTTGGGGAGGTCCACCTCTGGCAGCTCACCCTGGTACGTGCCGAAGCGGGGCTCGCCCTGGGTGGTGGCCACGGAGGTGGGCGCGGCGGGCAGGAGGGCATCTCTCTCGGGCGTCATTCCCGCCCATTGGAAGCCAACCCACGCCGGATGTCATGCGCCGTCGCGAGCGAGGTGTCTGGAGGCGGACCCTGCCCCCCGGACACCTACGCGCGACCGAAGACGATGCGCTCCTGGGACAACAGGCCCGTGGTGATGCGCAGGGACACCCACGCCACCACGACGCTGGAAGCCGCCGCGATGAGGAACGGCACCGGCCCCAAAGCCTCGCCGCGCATCACCTCGCCCGCCAGCAGCTCCTGCCCCAGCACCGGCACCGCGAACATCCACGTCTTCGTCTGCACCGGCGACAGCGCCAGCACCATGCCCGGCAACATGGGCACCACCATCAACAGGGACAGGTAGGTCTGCGCCTCCTTGAACGAGCGCGCATAGGTGGACACCCACATCTGCACGGCGGAGGCGGCCAGCGTCAGCGGCAGCACCGCGAGCGCCATGTTCAGCGCGGCGGGGGCGTCGAAGCGCGCCTTGACGCCCAGGTCCTCCAGGGGCACGCGCTTGACCACGAGCAGGTAGGCCACGAGCGTCACCAGCACCGCGCCCGCGGCCATGGCGACGGTGGCCAGCCACTTGCCCGCCACCACCGCGCCGCGCGGCGTGGGGTTGAGCAGCAGCGGCTCCAGCGAGCCGCGCTCGCGCTCGCCCGCCATGGTGTCGCTCGCCAGCTGCATGCCGCCCGCGAACGCCGCCAGCACCAGGAAGAGGGGCACCATGTTCAAGAAGCCCGCCGCGGTGCGCTCCGGCGTGGACAGGTCCTCCTCGTCCACGCGCAGGGCCACGGCCAGGTCCGGCGCCACGCCGCGCGCGGCCAGCCGCTGGTTGCCCACCGTCTGCGAGTACGCGTCCAGCAAGCGCTTGAGCCGCGTCACCGTGTGGCGCGCGGACTGACGGGAGCTGTCCACCACCATCCGCACGTCCGCGGTGCGCCCGGTGGAGAAGTCCTTCCCATAATCCTCGGGGACGATGAGCACCGCGTCGAGCGAGCCCGCGCGGATGCGCTCCTCGTAGTCCTCCGGCACCTGCTTCAGCGTCGCGCCGTGGCGCTCCAGGAAGGCCATGAGGCTGGGGGCATGCTCGCGCCCCACCACGGGCAGCTCCAGCGGCCGGTCCTGCCGGTACCAGGACGCCAGCAGGTTGAACATGACCAGGAAGATGAGCGGGCCCACCACGGGCCACAGCATGGAGGTGAGCATCGAGCGCCGGTCGCGCACGTGGTCCCTCAGCTCCTTGCGGAAGACGGTGCCAACCAGTCGCCTCATTGCATCAACCCCTGCTCGCTGCCGATGGTCGCGACGAAGGCCTCTTCCAGGCTGTCCTTGCCGGTGGTCGCGCGCAGCGCGTCCGGGGTGCCGTCCGCCACCACCCGGCCATGCGCCACCACGACGATGCGCTCGCACAGCGCGGCCACCTCCTGCATGACGTGGCTGGAGAAGACGACGCAGCACCCCGCGTCCTTCAGCCGCCGCAGCAGCGTGCGCACCGCGCGCGTGCTCATCACGTCCAGGCCGTTGGTGGGCTCGTCCAGCAGCACGTTGCGCGGCCCGTGCACCAGCGCCCGCGCCAGCGCCACCTTCACCCGCTCGCCCTGGCTGAAGCCCTCCGCGCGCCGGTCGGCGATCTCCTTCATGTCCAGCAGGTCCACCAGCTCGTCCACGCGCTTGTCGAGCACCGCGCCGGACAGGCCATGCAGCTCGCCGTAGTACCGCGCGTGCTCGCGCGCGGTGAGGCGCGGGTAGAGCCC
The genomic region above belongs to Myxococcus stipitatus and contains:
- a CDS encoding DUF2804 domain-containing protein, producing the protein MTPERDALLPAAPTSVATTQGEPRFGTYQGELPEVDLPKLMGRWAPARATRLLKRKRWHYTFAATPEVAALFAVVDLGYSASAFAVAIDLKERRPLCDVSFLGAPGPMVALGDRPGAGLSASFRTLGGKLAIRRGEEDERYQVEVDVSRVRTGSLNTFQWAGELLVAGGPPALTVIAPVEGDGLVNVTMKRNGLLSFGSLEAGGKRFRLDGGVGGIDYTQGYLARHTAWRWAFAAGRLADGTPVGLNLVEGFNESNAEANENALWLGDRLYPLARARFEYDAKDLLAPWRMTTVDGAVDLRFQPIHVHREERNLRLIVSHFAQPVGFFEGTVKVGSRTLQLSQVPGVSEDQDMLW
- a CDS encoding ABC transporter permease encodes the protein MRRLVGTVFRKELRDHVRDRRSMLTSMLWPVVGPLIFLVMFNLLASWYRQDRPLELPVVGREHAPSLMAFLERHGATLKQVPEDYEERIRAGSLDAVLIVPEDYGKDFSTGRTADVRMVVDSSRQSARHTVTRLKRLLDAYSQTVGNQRLAARGVAPDLAVALRVDEEDLSTPERTAAGFLNMVPLFLVLAAFAGGMQLASDTMAGERERGSLEPLLLNPTPRGAVVAGKWLATVAMAAGAVLVTLVAYLLVVKRVPLEDLGVKARFDAPAALNMALAVLPLTLAASAVQMWVSTYARSFKEAQTYLSLLMVVPMLPGMVLALSPVQTKTWMFAVPVLGQELLAGEVMRGEALGPVPFLIAAASSVVVAWVSLRITTGLLSQERIVFGRA
- a CDS encoding ATP-binding cassette domain-containing protein produces the protein MIRATNLHKRFGKVTAVEDVSFTAEDGCITGLLGPNGAGKTTTMRMLYTLVRPDGGTATVDDVDVVTRPQDARRALGVLPDARGLYPRLTAREHARYYGELHGLSGAVLDKRVDELVDLLDMKEIADRRAEGFSQGERVKVALARALVHGPRNVLLDEPTNGLDVMSTRAVRTLLRRLKDAGCCVVFSSHVMQEVAALCERIVVVAHGRVVADGTPDALRATTGKDSLEEAFVATIGSEQGLMQ